CCCCCCCTTTCTTTCAATGCTGATTTGTTACGTAAGGTGGAAGAGCTTGATCTTTCTCTGCGTTCGTCTAACTGTCTTAAGGCGGCTAAGATTGTGTATATTGGCGACTTGGTGTTGAAAAGCGAATCGGAGCTGCTAAGGACTCCTAATTTTGGTCGTAAATCATTAAGTGAAATCAGTGATGTCTTGAAAAAGATGGATCTAAGGTTGGGGATGTCTGTGGCTGATTGGCCACCAGAGGACATGGATGAGGCCCTCAAGAAATCAAAAGAGGCGCTGTCAACACGGGGTATGATCCCTCTTTCGCGAGGATAAGGATAGGTATGAAGCATAGGACAGGTCATGGCAAGCTGGGACGGCCTTCGCATCAGCGTCGTGCTCTTTTGATGTCATTAGCAAAAAGCTTGGTGAGTCAAGAGCGTATTGAGACAACATTAACAAAAGCAAAAGTGTTGAGACCTTTCGTGGAACGACTCATTTCTTTGGGGCGTCATGATACGCCGGGGGCGCGTCAGCGTCTTTTTTCTTTCTCCCATGATCGTGCCTTTTTGAAGAAGCTGACATCTGAGTTGCGGGTGCGTTATCAGAATCGTCCCGGGGGCTATACGCGGATTATCAAAAAGGGCTACCGTTTTGGGGATCATGCGCCCGTGGCGTTGATGGAGCTTGTGGACAGACCTCTTCCTCAACAAAAAAAGGCCTCTAGCAAAAAGACAACCTCCGTAGAGGAGTCACCGAAGTAGGGGACAGGTATGGGCGCTTCGTTTCTTGCCAAAAACC
This genomic stretch from Candidatus Hepatobacter penaei harbors:
- the rplQ gene encoding 50S ribosomal protein L17, giving the protein MKHRTGHGKLGRPSHQRRALLMSLAKSLVSQERIETTLTKAKVLRPFVERLISLGRHDTPGARQRLFSFSHDRAFLKKLTSELRVRYQNRPGGYTRIIKKGYRFGDHAPVALMELVDRPLPQQKKASSKKTTSVEESPK